The Spirochaetaceae bacterium genome includes a region encoding these proteins:
- a CDS encoding type II toxin-antitoxin system HicB family antitoxin — MHYVAVIDKDPGSAYGVRFPEVPGCFSAADTFGEIVPNSIEALSLFFEDTEPASPRGLESVREQVADDIANGSVLMMIPYVRDRKRVVRVNLSLEKGFLDTLDEAARMRGMTRSAFVEKAATREILDPA, encoded by the coding sequence ATGCACTACGTCGCCGTCATCGACAAGGACCCCGGCAGCGCCTACGGGGTTCGGTTTCCCGAGGTTCCGGGATGTTTCTCGGCCGCAGACACGTTCGGGGAAATCGTCCCCAACTCGATCGAGGCGTTGAGCCTGTTCTTCGAGGACACCGAGCCTGCTTCTCCGCGGGGTCTCGAATCCGTGCGCGAGCAAGTTGCGGACGACATCGCCAATGGCTCGGTCCTCATGATGATTCCCTACGTTCGGGATCGGAAAAGGGTAGTGCGGGTCAACCTGAGCCTGGAGAAGGGCTTCCTCGATACGCTCGACGAAGCCGCCCGCATGCGCGGCATGACCCGCTCCGCATTCGTCGAAAAGGCCGCGACGCGGGAAATTCTCGACCCGGCTTGA
- the infA gene encoding translation initiation factor IF-1 — MAKEEAIEIQGTVRESLPNTMFRVELQNGHRVLAHLSGKMRRHYIRIVPGDRVRVALSPYDLTRGRIIYREH, encoded by the coding sequence TTGGCCAAAGAAGAGGCGATCGAGATTCAGGGCACGGTCAGAGAATCGTTACCCAATACCATGTTCCGCGTCGAGTTGCAGAACGGGCACCGGGTGCTTGCTCACCTGTCCGGAAAGATGCGCCGCCACTACATTCGCATCGTGCCCGGTGACCGGGTCCGGGTGGCGCTGTCCCCCTACGACCTCACTCGGGGTCGCATTATCTACCGCGAGCACTGA
- a CDS encoding type II toxin-antitoxin system HicA family toxin — MLRNSRDIVRRLKAEGFELVSIKGSHHKFRKGAITVVVPHPKKDLPLGTARSIARQVGWT; from the coding sequence ATGCTTCGCAACAGCCGAGACATTGTCAGGCGTCTCAAGGCTGAGGGCTTCGAGTTGGTGAGCATCAAAGGGTCGCACCACAAGTTCAGAAAGGGCGCGATCACCGTGGTCGTGCCCCACCCGAAGAAGGACCTCCCACTCGGCACGGCACGAAGCATCGCAAGGCAGGTCGGCTGGACTTGA
- the alr gene encoding alanine racemase, translating into MRATRATIDLARLRANLAAVGAHLRAARGGSQPPPRICLAVKANAYGHGAVPVARAALQAGVSAFGVATVDEGVELRAAGIEAPILLFGLPLPEEAPAIAAAGLTPLCGDAAMGRDLARAAAAAGRTVDVHLKIDTGMARIGCRPEEAATVAEQLRGMAGLRVTGLCTHFARSSEADQEFSRAQLAAFHEAIAAIPDRRLLAHHAANSGAIVGLPESHLDMVRLGVIAYGYYPGGDLPPTVAVQPVMELATRLAYLKRVPAGTGISYGHTHRTAAGTVIATLPAGYADGYPRLLSNRAEVLIRGRRYPVVGRICMDQCLVDLGARHGAARYDRAVLFGPDPAGPDAAELADRIGTIPYEITSAISARVPRLYRDG; encoded by the coding sequence ATGCGAGCGACGCGTGCCACCATCGACCTGGCCCGCCTGCGCGCCAACCTGGCGGCGGTGGGCGCCCACCTGCGCGCCGCCCGCGGCGGCTCGCAGCCGCCTCCACGGATCTGCCTGGCGGTCAAGGCCAACGCCTACGGTCACGGCGCCGTGCCGGTGGCGCGCGCCGCCCTGCAGGCCGGCGTCAGCGCGTTCGGCGTGGCCACCGTGGACGAGGGGGTGGAACTGCGCGCGGCCGGCATCGAGGCGCCGATCCTGCTGTTCGGCCTGCCGCTGCCCGAGGAGGCGCCCGCGATCGCGGCGGCCGGGCTCACGCCGCTGTGCGGGGACGCCGCCATGGGACGCGACCTGGCACGCGCCGCGGCGGCGGCGGGGCGCACCGTCGACGTGCACCTGAAGATCGACACCGGCATGGCGCGCATCGGCTGCCGCCCGGAGGAGGCGGCGACGGTCGCCGAACAGTTGCGCGGCATGGCGGGCCTGCGCGTCACCGGCCTGTGCACCCACTTCGCCCGCTCTTCCGAAGCCGACCAGGAGTTCTCGCGCGCGCAACTCGCCGCCTTCCACGAGGCGATCGCCGCCATCCCCGACCGCCGCCTGCTGGCCCACCACGCCGCCAACTCCGGCGCCATCGTCGGCCTGCCGGAGTCGCACCTGGACATGGTACGCCTGGGGGTGATCGCCTACGGTTACTATCCGGGCGGCGACCTGCCGCCCACCGTGGCGGTGCAGCCGGTCATGGAACTGGCCACGCGCCTGGCCTACCTGAAGCGGGTGCCCGCCGGCACCGGCATCTCCTACGGTCACACCCATCGCACCGCGGCCGGCACCGTGATCGCCACCCTGCCCGCCGGCTACGCCGACGGCTACCCGCGGCTGCTCTCGAACCGCGCCGAGGTGCTGATTCGCGGCCGCCGCTACCCGGTGGTGGGCCGCATCTGCATGGACCAGTGCCTGGTCGACCTGGGGGCGCGCCACGGCGCCGCCCGCTACGACCGCGCCGTCCTGTTCGGTCCCGACCCGGCCGGCCCCGACGCCGCCGAGCTCGCCGACCGCATCGGCACCATCCCCTACGAAATCACCAGCGCCATCTCCGCCCGCGTCCCCCGCCTCTACCGCGATGGCTGA
- a CDS encoding DbpA RNA binding domain-containing protein has protein sequence MEPADVPSEEITAALERMVATVREREDPVELKEYRALFKKHVPFNLRGYVTAYMVKELARAGARPDRTADGRRGEQRRRSRREPEPAAATPRARPRREAEPAAGLRRLFVSIGRNRRVQPDDLAELISGSVAVDRSELGEIKVLDSYSFVEVPEAVAQDTISALSGTSFKGRRITVDFARAKN, from the coding sequence TTGGAACCCGCTGACGTGCCGTCCGAGGAGATCACCGCAGCGCTCGAACGCATGGTGGCCACGGTACGGGAGCGCGAAGATCCCGTCGAACTCAAGGAATACCGCGCGCTGTTCAAGAAACACGTGCCCTTCAACCTGCGCGGATACGTGACGGCGTACATGGTGAAGGAACTTGCCCGAGCCGGCGCCCGGCCGGACCGGACCGCGGATGGGCGGCGCGGCGAGCAACGCCGTCGGTCACGCCGGGAGCCGGAGCCGGCCGCCGCCACGCCGCGCGCCCGGCCGCGCCGGGAAGCCGAGCCCGCCGCCGGCCTGCGCCGGCTGTTCGTCAGCATCGGGCGCAACCGGCGCGTGCAGCCCGACGACCTGGCCGAGCTGATCAGTGGTTCGGTGGCCGTGGACCGGTCCGAACTGGGCGAGATCAAGGTCCTGGACAGCTACTCGTTCGTCGAGGTGCCCGAGGCGGTCGCGCAGGACACCATCTCCGCTCTTTCCGGCACCAGCTTCAAGGGACGGCGAATCACGGTCGATTTCGCCCGCGCCAAGAACTGA
- a CDS encoding TraR/DksA family transcriptional regulator, with protein MEKAFTESMRQRLTALKKDILTHLAQEDAEFRELWEDMDPKDLVDVAAEDVDRKTLEALGAQEMRRLNLIESALARIPNGHYGVCMKCGSRIPRERLEAIPYALLCIGCQSSEERRNR; from the coding sequence TTGGAAAAGGCGTTCACCGAATCTATGCGGCAGCGGTTGACCGCACTGAAAAAAGACATACTCACGCATCTGGCCCAGGAAGACGCGGAGTTCCGCGAACTGTGGGAGGATATGGATCCCAAGGACCTGGTGGATGTTGCCGCCGAGGATGTCGACCGCAAGACGCTGGAGGCGCTCGGCGCCCAGGAAATGCGCCGGCTCAACCTGATCGAGTCGGCCCTGGCGCGTATTCCCAACGGCCACTACGGGGTATGCATGAAGTGCGGGTCGCGGATTCCCCGCGAACGGCTGGAAGCGATCCCCTACGCGCTGCTGTGCATCGGCTGCCAGTCCTCGGAGGAACGCCGCAACCGCTGA
- a CDS encoding tetratricopeptide repeat protein, with protein MARYVLSTASALLLALLFLLAAGGRQPRVAVLEGNYDFARGDLARAIRHYRGAVRAGSQVAAYNLANARLAVGETDAGLDLLQRIPADVHPELRRRVAFNLGHAHYRAGRYREAALHFRDALALGPESMDARVNLELALRRMHAGQTRASPAAVTTPDDGTESELFKQLRALQTTIPALPQPGAAGGY; from the coding sequence ATGGCGCGCTACGTTCTGAGCACGGCGTCGGCGCTGCTGCTGGCGCTGCTGTTTCTGCTGGCCGCGGGCGGGCGGCAGCCGCGGGTCGCCGTCCTGGAGGGCAACTACGACTTCGCGCGTGGAGACCTGGCACGCGCGATCCGCCACTACCGCGGCGCCGTGCGCGCCGGGTCGCAGGTGGCGGCCTACAATCTCGCGAACGCGCGGCTGGCCGTGGGCGAAACCGATGCGGGGTTGGATCTGTTGCAGCGCATCCCTGCGGACGTGCATCCGGAACTGCGCCGCCGGGTGGCGTTCAACCTTGGCCATGCCCACTACCGGGCGGGCCGCTACCGGGAGGCGGCGCTGCACTTCCGCGATGCGTTGGCGCTTGGCCCGGAGTCGATGGATGCCAGAGTGAACCTCGAGCTGGCGCTGCGCCGGATGCACGCCGGGCAGACGCGGGCGTCGCCCGCGGCGGTCACGACGCCGGACGACGGAACCGAGTCGGAGCTCTTCAAGCAGTTGCGCGCACTGCAGACGACGATCCCGGCGCTGCCGCAGCCCGGCGCCGCCGGCGGTTACTGA
- a CDS encoding HAD family hydrolase: MIELIRRLSAPLAPLPVAGCLPRLRPAGSERGVLFDVYGTLLISAAGDIGSGAASREARHAAMAAALNDAGLAREVPRARDMVAALEAAVGAVHAEARARGVAHPEVELRELWRGLLPGTGTAAVERAAVSYECRTNPVWPMPGAAAAVTALQARGPVGIVSNAQFFTPPVLAALLPELRIDARLAVWSFAEREAKPSPRLFAAAAARMARHCRLQPREIVMVGNDVRNDLLGARAAGLRTALFAGDARSLRLRRDDPRCAAVHPDLVLTHLSQLPRVLGQARRRQAAGSGH; this comes from the coding sequence ATGATCGAGCTGATTCGCCGGCTCAGTGCACCGCTGGCGCCGCTCCCGGTTGCCGGGTGCCTGCCGAGGCTGCGGCCGGCCGGCAGCGAGCGCGGCGTGCTGTTCGACGTCTACGGCACGCTGCTGATCTCGGCGGCCGGCGACATCGGCAGCGGCGCGGCGTCGCGGGAGGCCAGGCACGCGGCCATGGCGGCGGCGCTGAACGACGCCGGCCTCGCCCGCGAGGTACCCCGCGCACGCGACATGGTAGCGGCGCTGGAGGCGGCGGTGGGTGCCGTCCACGCCGAGGCGCGGGCTCGGGGCGTGGCCCATCCGGAGGTGGAGCTGCGCGAACTGTGGCGCGGCTTGCTGCCGGGCACCGGCACGGCCGCGGTGGAGCGTGCCGCGGTCAGCTACGAGTGCCGTACCAACCCGGTGTGGCCGATGCCGGGCGCCGCCGCCGCGGTGACCGCGCTGCAGGCGCGCGGGCCGGTGGGCATCGTGTCCAACGCGCAGTTCTTCACCCCGCCGGTGCTGGCCGCGCTGCTGCCGGAACTGCGCATCGACGCGCGGTTGGCGGTGTGGTCGTTCGCGGAGCGGGAGGCGAAGCCGTCGCCGCGGCTGTTCGCGGCCGCCGCCGCGCGCATGGCGCGCCACTGCCGCCTGCAGCCGCGCGAGATCGTGATGGTGGGCAACGACGTGCGCAATGACCTGCTCGGCGCGCGCGCGGCCGGTCTGCGCACCGCCCTGTTCGCCGGCGACGCCCGCTCCCTGCGCCTGCGCCGCGACGACCCGCGCTGCGCCGCCGTGCACCCCGACCTGGTGCTCACCCACCTGTCGCAACTGCCCCGTGTCTTGGGCCAAGCGCGGCGCCGGCAGGCGGCGGGCTCGGGGCACTAG
- a CDS encoding PIN domain-containing protein: MTAVDTNILIYAHREDSPFHEQADLVIERLFTGLGTWAIPWPCVHEFVAITTHPRIYDPPSAMDDALQQVDGWLESPTLHLIGEQGVRSWSALRALLAGGKAVGPRVHDARIAAICQAHGVDPLYTADRDFSRFPALKTHNPLQA, translated from the coding sequence ATGACCGCGGTCGACACCAACATCCTCATCTACGCGCATCGCGAGGATTCCCCTTTTCACGAGCAGGCCGATCTCGTCATCGAGCGCCTCTTTACCGGGCTCGGCACCTGGGCGATCCCCTGGCCCTGTGTGCACGAGTTCGTCGCCATCACCACGCACCCGCGCATATACGATCCCCCGTCCGCGATGGATGATGCTCTGCAGCAGGTCGACGGTTGGCTGGAATCACCGACGCTTCACCTGATCGGCGAGCAAGGCGTTCGTTCCTGGAGCGCCCTGCGCGCCCTGCTGGCAGGCGGGAAGGCTGTCGGCCCGCGCGTGCACGACGCGCGCATCGCCGCGATCTGTCAGGCGCACGGTGTCGACCCATTGTACACCGCCGATCGCGACTTTTCGCGATTCCCCGCTCTCAAGACACACAATCCGCTGCAGGCATGA
- a CDS encoding DUF58 domain-containing protein, translated as MSAGTIAAQARRLDLLARQTVASLQAGGHRSVYRGEGMEFHEVREYTVGDDARLIDWNVTSRIGSPFTKVFREERELNLVLVVDVSGSLLSGDGSRRELAAWIVAILAHAAHLAGDPVSAYLFSDRRERWLPARRGRGHPLRIAGEVLAMAPAGRGSDLAGALRGVAGVLHRRATCVLVSDFRTTGFWPQLALLRRRHEVVAVRVADAADGEFPATGRVEVQDAESGRVSWAAGRSRRFRAAYAAYWQDHYGEIRAGCRGHGVDLLEITTGEDPGAALAAFFRRRGRGRRGAPC; from the coding sequence GTGTCGGCGGGCACGATCGCCGCACAGGCGCGCCGGCTGGATCTGCTCGCCCGGCAGACGGTAGCGAGTCTGCAGGCGGGCGGACACCGAAGCGTGTACCGCGGCGAAGGCATGGAGTTCCACGAGGTGCGGGAGTATACGGTCGGCGACGATGCACGGTTGATCGACTGGAACGTGACCTCGCGCATCGGCAGCCCGTTCACCAAGGTGTTTCGCGAGGAGCGGGAGCTGAACCTGGTGCTGGTGGTGGACGTGTCCGGGTCGCTGTTGAGTGGAGACGGCTCCCGCCGCGAACTGGCCGCGTGGATTGTCGCCATTCTGGCCCACGCCGCGCACCTCGCCGGCGACCCGGTAAGCGCGTACCTGTTTTCCGACCGCCGCGAACGCTGGTTGCCGGCACGGCGCGGGCGCGGCCATCCGTTGCGCATCGCCGGCGAGGTCTTGGCCATGGCACCGGCCGGGCGCGGCTCCGACCTCGCCGGCGCGCTGCGCGGCGTCGCGGGAGTGCTGCACCGGCGCGCCACCTGCGTGCTGGTGTCCGATTTCAGGACCACCGGCTTCTGGCCGCAGCTCGCGCTGTTGCGCCGCCGCCACGAGGTGGTCGCGGTGCGCGTAGCCGATGCCGCCGACGGCGAGTTTCCGGCGACGGGCCGGGTGGAGGTGCAGGATGCGGAGTCGGGGCGGGTGTCCTGGGCCGCAGGCCGGTCGCGGCGGTTCCGCGCCGCCTATGCCGCCTATTGGCAGGATCACTACGGCGAGATCCGTGCCGGCTGCCGCGGTCACGGCGTCGACCTGCTGGAGATCACCACCGGCGAAGATCCCGGTGCCGCCCTGGCGGCGTTCTTTCGCCGCCGCGGCCGCGGCAGGCGCGGCGCACCGTGCTGA
- the ilvC gene encoding ketol-acid reductoisomerase produces the protein MQVYYEDDIERQWIAGKKVAVIGYGSQGFAHANNLRDSGVEVAVGLRPDSASAAKVKETGIPVLETAAAAAWADAIMVLVPDHLQAEIYERDIKPGLAAGNNLMFAHGFNIHFGLIEPDADVDVTMVAPKGPGHTVRRQYELGYGVPCLVAVANDASGGGKNLALAYAAAIGGARAGVIETNFREETETDLFGEQSVLCGGLTHLMQAGYETLIEAGYAPEMAYFETIHEVKLIVDLIYEGGMSLMRYSVSDTAEFGDYVSGERLIDARIKGEMKKILAEIQDGSFARRWMDENRAGREGFLKMRSDHAGHQLEEVGAKLRSMMPWIARERLVDKSKN, from the coding sequence ATGCAGGTCTACTACGAGGACGACATCGAGCGCCAGTGGATCGCCGGCAAGAAAGTGGCGGTGATCGGATACGGCAGTCAGGGCTTTGCGCACGCCAACAACCTGCGCGACTCGGGCGTGGAAGTGGCTGTCGGGCTGCGTCCCGACAGCGCCAGCGCGGCCAAGGTCAAGGAAACCGGCATACCGGTGCTGGAGACGGCCGCCGCCGCGGCCTGGGCCGACGCGATCATGGTGCTGGTGCCGGATCACCTGCAGGCGGAGATCTACGAGCGCGACATCAAGCCGGGTCTGGCGGCCGGCAACAACCTGATGTTCGCCCACGGCTTCAACATCCATTTCGGGCTGATCGAGCCGGACGCCGACGTGGACGTGACCATGGTCGCCCCCAAGGGGCCCGGTCACACCGTGCGCCGCCAGTATGAACTCGGCTACGGCGTGCCGTGCCTGGTGGCGGTGGCCAACGACGCATCCGGCGGCGGCAAGAACCTGGCCCTGGCGTACGCCGCGGCAATCGGCGGCGCACGCGCCGGGGTCATCGAGACCAACTTCCGCGAGGAGACCGAGACCGACCTGTTCGGCGAACAGTCGGTGCTGTGCGGCGGCCTGACCCACCTGATGCAGGCCGGCTACGAGACGCTGATCGAGGCGGGCTACGCCCCGGAGATGGCCTACTTCGAGACCATCCACGAGGTGAAGCTGATCGTCGACCTTATCTACGAGGGCGGCATGTCGCTGATGCGCTACTCGGTGTCGGACACCGCCGAGTTCGGCGACTACGTGTCCGGCGAGCGCCTGATCGACGCCCGCATCAAGGGCGAGATGAAGAAGATCCTGGCGGAGATCCAGGACGGCAGCTTCGCGCGCCGCTGGATGGACGAGAACCGCGCCGGCCGCGAAGGCTTCCTGAAGATGCGCTCCGACCACGCCGGCCACCAGCTCGAGGAAGTCGGCGCCAAGCTGCGCTCCATGATGCCCTGGATCGCCAGGGAACGCCTGGTCGACAAGTCCAAGAATTAG
- a CDS encoding AAA family ATPase: MQTTGVEPAARPGERANGHPAEQTAEQGRLLDACFAEVGKRIVGQRSMVRGMMMALLAGGHVLLEGMPGLAKTRAVKALAEVTDVSFRRLQFTPDLLPADVIGTMVYRPNSGEFVARKGPIFAHLVLADEINRAPAKVQSALLEAMEERQVTLGTETHPLDEPFLVLATQNPLEQQGTYPLPEAQLDRFLFKLRVPYPAFEEELEVLRLVGDEQPAALRPLLDRRAIAGLRASAARTRVDRRIEEYVVTLMRATRPAPGAAGGENGAAPQPDFLRFVEHGASPRASIYLYRCAKIAALFAGRPFVVPEDVKGVAPDVLRHRLVLSYEGESEGITAEQVIEALLAHVEVP; this comes from the coding sequence ATGCAGACTACCGGAGTTGAGCCGGCGGCGCGGCCGGGCGAGCGGGCAAATGGTCACCCGGCCGAGCAGACGGCCGAGCAGGGACGCCTGCTCGATGCCTGCTTCGCCGAGGTGGGCAAGCGCATCGTCGGCCAGCGATCGATGGTGCGGGGCATGATGATGGCGCTGCTCGCCGGCGGGCACGTGCTGCTCGAAGGGATGCCGGGGCTGGCCAAGACGCGCGCGGTGAAGGCGCTCGCGGAGGTCACGGACGTCAGTTTCCGGCGCCTGCAGTTCACGCCCGACCTGCTCCCGGCCGACGTGATCGGCACCATGGTGTACCGGCCGAACAGCGGTGAGTTCGTGGCGCGCAAGGGGCCGATCTTCGCGCACCTGGTACTGGCGGACGAGATCAACCGTGCGCCCGCCAAGGTGCAGTCCGCGCTGCTGGAGGCGATGGAGGAGCGCCAGGTCACGCTCGGCACCGAGACCCACCCGCTGGACGAACCGTTCCTGGTGCTGGCGACCCAGAACCCGCTCGAGCAGCAGGGCACCTATCCGCTGCCGGAGGCGCAGCTCGACCGGTTTCTGTTCAAGCTGCGCGTCCCGTACCCCGCATTCGAGGAGGAGTTGGAAGTGCTGCGGCTGGTCGGCGACGAGCAGCCCGCGGCGCTGCGCCCGCTGCTCGACCGGCGTGCCATCGCCGGCCTGCGCGCGAGTGCGGCGCGCACGCGGGTCGACCGCCGCATCGAAGAGTACGTCGTGACCCTGATGCGCGCCACGCGCCCGGCGCCCGGCGCCGCCGGTGGCGAGAACGGGGCGGCGCCGCAACCGGACTTTCTTCGCTTCGTCGAACACGGCGCATCGCCGCGCGCGTCGATCTACCTGTACCGCTGCGCGAAGATCGCGGCCCTGTTCGCGGGCCGCCCGTTCGTCGTCCCCGAAGACGTCAAGGGGGTGGCGCCCGACGTGCTGCGGCACCGCCTGGTGTTGAGCTACGAGGGCGAGTCGGAGGGAATCACGGCCGAACAGGTGATCGAAGCGCTGCTCGCTCACGTGGAGGTGCCGTAG
- a CDS encoding VWA domain-containing protein gives MWSFEQPLLLGALLLLPPAVYLVYFRPGRGGVLRVPLHRWGATPLVRRGADQLLAVAARAPFWLAAALLIVAAAGPARVHRDDVHLSPGLDLMIVLDESPSMAARDLGGARRLDAAVRVIRDFVAGRGNDAIGLVSFSDRAVLRVAKTLDRAALHAALDRMAVPTLGDTTAIGMGIAVALLHLQDSAAPGRVIVLLTDGDNNAGELTPEAAAALAAARGVRIYTVGIGGAGDAVIEITDPRTGLTQRGRYRGRFDPALLERVAQITGGRSFAADEPGVLAAVFREIDALERVDRHTRGQVSRRPHHRALLLAALCVLLLDVALRRVVLAELF, from the coding sequence ATGTGGAGCTTTGAGCAGCCGCTGCTGCTCGGCGCGCTGCTGTTGCTGCCACCGGCCGTCTACCTGGTTTACTTCCGGCCGGGCCGCGGCGGCGTGCTGCGCGTACCGCTGCACCGCTGGGGCGCCACGCCGCTCGTCCGCCGCGGCGCGGATCAACTGCTCGCCGTTGCCGCCCGCGCCCCGTTCTGGCTGGCGGCTGCGCTGTTGATTGTCGCCGCTGCCGGCCCGGCGCGCGTGCACCGGGACGACGTGCACCTGAGCCCCGGACTCGACCTGATGATCGTGCTCGACGAGTCGCCGAGCATGGCGGCCCGCGACCTGGGCGGCGCCCGCCGCCTGGACGCCGCGGTCCGGGTCATTCGCGACTTCGTGGCCGGCCGCGGCAACGACGCCATCGGCCTGGTGAGCTTCAGCGACCGCGCGGTGCTGCGGGTTGCCAAGACCCTCGACCGGGCCGCCCTGCACGCCGCCCTCGATCGGATGGCCGTGCCTACGCTCGGCGACACTACCGCCATCGGCATGGGCATCGCGGTGGCCCTGCTGCACCTGCAGGACAGCGCGGCGCCGGGCCGGGTGATTGTGTTGCTGACCGACGGCGACAACAACGCCGGCGAGCTGACACCGGAGGCCGCCGCGGCGCTGGCCGCCGCGCGCGGCGTGCGCATTTACACCGTCGGCATTGGCGGCGCCGGCGACGCGGTGATCGAAATCACCGACCCGCGCACCGGGCTGACGCAGCGCGGCCGCTATCGTGGCCGCTTCGACCCCGCTCTGCTGGAGCGGGTGGCCCAAATCACCGGCGGGCGGTCGTTTGCCGCCGACGAGCCGGGGGTGCTGGCCGCGGTGTTCCGCGAGATCGATGCCCTGGAACGGGTCGATCGCCACACCCGGGGACAGGTCTCGCGCCGCCCGCATCACCGAGCGCTGCTGCTCGCCGCGCTGTGCGTGTTGCTGCTCGACGTGGCGCTGCGCCGCGTGGTGCTCGCGGAGCTGTTCTAA
- a CDS encoding VWA domain-containing protein yields the protein MLTLFGAITIDQPGVLLLLAVLAPLAAALGYAARRARRDLHALRRVASLPAAHPAPDAVLRFKRSADGALTCVAVACVILGAAGPRWGAGPPAPPPNGSEVVLLIDLSRSMAVADVAPSRLQHGLAAAGELVEALPAVAIAVVGFSDTGHLLLPFTDDRHALRQQLAALHDQAPALGGSQIAAALRYAGFELPGRPGAVRTVVLVSDGESSAGDPLPMARRAGHGGVAIVTVPVGTAAGAPVPASGGERSARDQRAMREIARLSGGVLADPLLPRTMAEARAYLASLPAAPAANRTTARRPRYAVLALAALLALAGCAAVRTIRWRATF from the coding sequence ATGCTGACCCTGTTTGGCGCGATCACCATTGACCAGCCGGGCGTGCTGCTGCTGCTCGCCGTGCTGGCGCCGCTGGCGGCGGCGCTGGGGTATGCCGCCCGCCGCGCGCGCCGCGACCTGCATGCCCTGCGCCGCGTGGCGTCGCTGCCGGCGGCGCACCCGGCGCCGGACGCGGTGCTGCGTTTCAAGCGGAGCGCCGACGGAGCGCTGACGTGCGTGGCGGTGGCGTGCGTCATCCTGGGCGCCGCCGGCCCGCGCTGGGGAGCGGGCCCGCCGGCGCCGCCGCCGAACGGCAGCGAGGTGGTGCTCCTGATCGACCTGTCGCGCAGCATGGCGGTCGCGGACGTGGCGCCGAGCCGGCTGCAGCACGGGCTGGCGGCGGCCGGCGAACTGGTGGAGGCGCTGCCCGCCGTGGCAATTGCGGTGGTGGGATTCAGCGACACCGGCCACCTGCTGTTGCCGTTCACGGACGACCGCCACGCCTTGCGGCAGCAGCTTGCCGCGCTGCACGACCAGGCGCCGGCGCTTGGCGGGTCGCAGATCGCCGCGGCGCTACGCTACGCCGGCTTCGAGCTGCCGGGCAGGCCGGGCGCGGTGCGCACCGTGGTTCTGGTGTCGGACGGCGAGAGCAGCGCCGGCGATCCGCTGCCGATGGCACGGCGGGCCGGCCACGGCGGCGTGGCGATCGTGACCGTGCCGGTGGGCACGGCGGCCGGGGCGCCGGTCCCGGCTTCCGGCGGCGAGCGGTCGGCGCGCGACCAGCGCGCAATGCGGGAGATCGCGCGCTTGAGCGGCGGCGTGCTCGCAGACCCACTGCTGCCGCGCACCATGGCGGAGGCGCGCGCGTACCTGGCAAGCCTGCCGGCCGCGCCGGCGGCGAATCGGACCACGGCGCGCCGCCCGCGGTACGCGGTCCTGGCACTGGCGGCGTTGCTGGCGCTGGCCGGTTGCGCCGCGGTGCGAACGATACGATGGCGCGCTACGTTCTGA